One window of Robiginitalea biformata HTCC2501 genomic DNA carries:
- a CDS encoding THUMP-like domain-containing protein: MSIALKSSPFDGVTPQELAQQVAGRKKTLEKLPSWHRANAIYYPPGLNLEQASSEATARYKASLISGNWLVDLTGGFGVDAYFFARQSQRVDYFEIDTGLAEIAAHNFRQLGATNIRVHPGDGLDYLRGLQPGSSLPDWIYADPSRRHAKKGRVIRLEDYAPDIPGNLDLLLGVSDNLLVKTSPMLDLSAGLKALRQVAEIHVVAVKNEVKELLWVIRSTASDGPRIHASDLSDGHPPFRFHPDEEASADSQLALPARYLYEPGAALLKAGAFKLAGTRYGLGKLHRHTHLYTSEKLIPYPGRRFRILENHPYKPGRLPYREGHVNSRNFPEDVARIRKRNRIKSGGNTYLFFVRAADDALRVLAAEAV, encoded by the coding sequence TCAATTGCCTTAAAATCCAGCCCTTTTGACGGGGTCACCCCACAGGAGTTGGCGCAACAGGTTGCAGGGCGGAAAAAGACCCTGGAAAAGCTCCCCTCCTGGCACCGGGCCAACGCCATTTACTACCCGCCCGGACTGAACCTGGAGCAAGCCTCTTCGGAGGCGACGGCCCGCTACAAAGCGAGCCTTATATCCGGCAATTGGCTCGTTGATCTCACCGGGGGTTTCGGGGTGGATGCCTATTTTTTTGCCCGGCAATCGCAGCGGGTGGATTACTTTGAAATCGACACAGGGCTCGCGGAAATCGCCGCCCATAATTTCCGGCAGCTCGGCGCGACGAATATCCGCGTCCATCCCGGGGACGGCCTGGACTACCTCCGGGGGCTCCAACCGGGCAGCAGCCTACCGGACTGGATCTACGCAGACCCCTCCCGGCGGCATGCAAAGAAAGGCCGGGTAATCCGCCTGGAGGATTACGCCCCGGACATTCCGGGGAATTTGGACCTGCTGTTGGGAGTCTCGGATAACCTGCTCGTAAAAACGTCGCCCATGCTGGATCTTTCTGCGGGCCTGAAGGCTCTCCGGCAGGTAGCGGAAATCCACGTGGTAGCCGTTAAAAACGAGGTGAAGGAGCTCCTCTGGGTAATACGAAGTACGGCTTCCGACGGACCCCGAATCCATGCCAGCGACCTGTCCGACGGCCATCCGCCCTTCCGCTTCCACCCGGACGAGGAGGCATCCGCAGACAGCCAGCTCGCCCTCCCGGCCCGATACCTGTATGAGCCCGGGGCCGCCCTGCTGAAAGCCGGGGCTTTTAAACTGGCGGGCACGCGGTACGGTCTCGGGAAACTCCACCGGCATACCCACCTCTACACCTCGGAGAAGCTTATCCCCTATCCGGGCAGGCGTTTTCGCATCCTGGAAAACCACCCGTACAAACCCGGCAGGCTCCCCTACCGCGAAGGGCATGTAAACAGCCGGAATTTCCCGGAGGACGTGGCCCGGATCCGCAAGCGCAACCGTATCAAAAGCGGCGGCAACACCTACCTGTTTTTTGTCCGGGCGGCAGACGACGCGTTACGGGTCCTGGCGGCCGAGGCTGTATAG